In Nocardia sp. NBC_00403, the DNA window ACTGCGATCCGAGTCAGCTCGAGTCGGTCACCGCGGAGCTGGCTCGGGCCGCTGGTGCGCCGCGGTGGCTCAGCGTGGTAGCCAGCACAGCCACCCGCTGGGTGTGGATCCCCGGACCCGTCGAGTATGTCGACGGGTCTGTCGCGTTGCGCGATGTGCCGGATGTCCGAGTTGCGCTGGGTTCGACCGATCGGGGCTTGCGGGGATTCCGACGCAGTCATTTCGAGGCGTTGACGACCCAGCGCATGCTGGCTCGTCTCGATTCGAGCCGGCGGCTCGCGGCATACAGCGAGGTCGCGCTGGTAGCGCTGGCAACAGAGGATGTGGAACGTGCCGATCGCTTCGTGCGTCGCACCCTTGGCGAGTTGGCCGACGCCGAGGAGGACATTCGGATCGCCGTGCTGACCTTCGTGCGGGAGGAGTGCAACGCGGTCCGCGCGGCGGTCCGCTTGTCCACCCATCGCAACACCGTTCTTCGGCGGCTGGCCCGCGCCGACCAGTTGCTGCCGCGCCCGCTGCGGGAGAACTGCGTCGAGGTCGCGGTTGCTCTGGACATCTTGGGTTGGCGCGGGATCGGCAGCTGAGCTCGCAAGAGGTGCAATATGAACCAATTGCTGGCATAAGAGGTGCTCAATGCCCAGCTGAGGCTGGGTACCCTCCATGGGGTAGACGAATTCTTCGAGGAGGCGCCGTGGACGAACAACGATCGGGATTCGGTCGTCGCGGAATGGGGAGGCTCGGGAGGATCGCAACCCTCCTGATCGCATCAACGATGCTGGTGACGGTGGCCGCGTGCGCGAGCAACACGTCGTCACCCGGCGACGACGCCACGGCACTCGACGATGCCGCGGTGCAGGCCTACATCTACACCTACCCCCTGGTTGCCAACGAAGTCACGCGGCGGGAGATGACCAATCTGCCGCGCCCGAACGGCATGGGCGCCGCGCCGATGAATCAGCTGGCCAACATCACCGGGCTGCCAGATGCGTCATACACCAGCATTCCGCGGCCCAATGACGACACGGTGTATTCGATGATGTTCTTCGACGTCTCGACGCAACCGATGGTCGTCAACGTGCCTGACATGGGCGGGCGCTACCACCTGTTCCCGCTGCTGGACGCTTGGACCAACGTCGACGCCTCACCGGGCACCCGCACCCTCGGTGAACAACACGGCTACCAATTCGCGATCACCGGACCGAGCTGGCACGGCACACTGCCCGCCGGAGTCCGCCAGTACTCGATGCCGACCGACTCCGGCTGGATGATCGGCCGCATCCAAGTCAACGGCAAGGACGACATGCAAAACGTCCTGGCGATCCAACACCAGCTCACTGCGGTACCGCTGAGTGAGTACGGCAAGGACTACACGCAGCCGGTGAACACCGACATCCATCCGGACTGGCCGAGCGGCCAGCGTGTCCCCACCTATATCCGCAACCTCACGCCACAGCAGTACTGGGATCTGTACTACGACAGCCTTTCTCACGATCAGCCCCGCCCCGAGGACAAGGACCTGCTGGCCGGCCTCGCGAAAGTCGGATGGTCGCCGGAGCACAAGCTCGACCTGAGCCGACTGTCCGACTCCGACCGCGCCCGATGGAGTGACGCCTGGACCAAAGCGCTGCCGCAGATCGAGGGGAATCCGACCACCCAGCCGGTCAACGGATGGCGCACGCAGCGTTCTCACGTCGGCGACTACGGGACCGCCTGGCTCGACCGGGCCGTCGTCGCCTGCATCGGCATCGGGGCGAATCTCCCACAAGACGCCGTCTATCCGATCACCAGCGTCGACAGCAACGGCGATCCGCTGACCTCCGACCGCCGCTACATCCTGCACTTCGACAAGAACGCCATCCCTGACGTTCGCGCGTTCTGGTCGCTGACCCTCTACAACGACAAGGGCTTCTTCGTCGACAATCCACTCAACCGGTACTCCCTGCGCGGCGGCACACTGCACACCAACCCCGACGGCTCCATCGACATCTACCTCCAACGCCAGGCACCGGGAGCCGACCGCGACGCCAACTGGCTGCCTACACCCTCGTCGGGCACATTCAACCTGGCACTCCGGCTCTACTGGCCCGACACCGCCATCGTCGACGGCACCTGGAATCCACCCGCAATCACCGCGATCAGCTGAATCGCGAACCCGAGACGGTTGTAGTCCCGCCGCGCCGCTATCAACCTTCTCCGTGTCGCCGCGGGCTTGGTCGGCGGCGGTGATCCGCAGCGTCGCCTCGCGCTGGATCTCGGCAATCTCGCGTTCGACAGCAGCTCGGTCGGCGAGGTCGGCCCAGGTCGGCTGGTTCCACCGCACACCAAATCAAAGACATCCTCAAGTACCCCGCCACAGAACCATCCGGCCCGGAGAACCAACAGCATTTCGAGTACAGGCAGAACGATCACGAGGTCCGCGCGACCATTGTCCGCGTCATCGCCAACCACTTGCGTCGCACGAAAATGCCGAAGGGCGGATATCTGCGTTCGATGGGCCGCATTGCGGCCAACCTTGCTCCTTCGACAACATCTAACGAAGACAATAAGACGGCAGCGAATATTCAGTTACTGTTCGCTGGTGGCGTTTCGCAACGTGCTCCACCCTTGGTCAGCGGCGCTGACACGCTCGCGCTCGCAGTTTCACAGCCACCCCATAAGCGCTCCTGGCTGTCTGCAACCGCCGAGGGTCGTATCGGGCCGCCGAATCGGGGCCGATATTTCAGCCTGTCACTTCCTCGCGGTACCTCACACAGATTGGAGCAACACCTGATGCCTGTCGGTTTCTCCGGTAGCTCACTGCCGCGTCGTGGATTGTTCGGTGTGGCAGCCGGTTTCACCGCGATGGTCGGTCTGGCCGCCTGCGGCTCCTCGAACGATTCGTCGTCCGCTTCCTCGTCCACCTCCAGCAGCGGCGGGACCGATCCAAAGTCGGTCGCCACCGACGCCTACGTCTTCGGGTACCCGCTGGTGCTCATGAACGCCACCCGCGCCACCGCCGCACCCACCAACACCCTGATGCGCTACAGCACCACTGCCACCCCCGACGACAAGACGGTCGTCAGCCCCAATGTCGACACCCTCTACTGCCAGGCGTGGCTAGACCTGACCGCCGAACCGATGGTGATCCAGATGCCAGCCATGCCCGACCGATACTGGCTCCTGCAAATACTCGACGCCTGGACCAACACCGTCCACGACCCCAGCAGCGTGCGCCCGCAGTTGGCCGACGGAGCACCGGCGGGTCCGTTCACCTACATCCTGACCGGCCCGGGCTGGTCAGGCGAGTTGCCCGCCAACACCACCCGCCTGGAGATGTCCACCCCCATGACGTGGGCGATCGTCCGCATAGCCATCAACAATCCCGCCGACCACGACACTGTGGTCGCGCTGCAAAACCAGATCAAACTCATGCCGTTGAGTGTCTGGAACACCAACCCCGACACCCCGACCCCGAGTTCGGCACCTCAGGACCCGACCGCGAAGCCGGCCGAACAGATCGACAGTATGGACGGGCCGACCTTCTTCGCCAAGCTCAACGCGCTCATGGCGACCAACCCACCGGCCGCCGCCGACGCGATGAAACGCTTCGCCACCATCGGCATCACCCCCGGCGGCACCATCAGCGGTATCGACACCGCCGCACTGAATGGCGCGGTGCACGACGCCCAGCAGCAGATCAGCTCCTACAAGAACCCTGACGCGAAGGTCGTCAACGGCTGGGACTACGCCACCAACGTGGGCACCTACGACACCGACTACCCGTTGCGCGCCTATGTCGCGCACATCGGCCTCGGCGCGAACCGCGCCACCGACACCATCTACCCGGTGATGAGCAATATCCCTGCCGACACCAACGGCACCCCACGTACTTTGCGCTTCCACTTCGCTCCCGGCCAACTCCCACCCGCCGACGCCTTCTGGTCACTGACCGCCTACACCGCCGACCGCTTCCTGGTCCCCAACCCCGACAACATCTACTCCATCGGCCACCAAATCCCCACCACGCCCAACCCCGACGGATCGGTCGATATCACCCTCCAGAACGCCAAACCCGGCGCAGAGGTCCCCACCGGCAACTGGCTCCCCATCCCCGCCACCGGACCCTTCCACGTCGTCTTGCGCCTCTACTCTCCCGGCGAAGCCGCCGTCAACGGCAGCTGGAAACCCCCCGCCCTCACTCAAACCCATTAACTCGCCGTGGTCGGCAGTTCTTCGTCGGAGCGTTGCCGAGGAGTTGGCCGCCTGGTGATTCGCTCTGGTTTCGGCCGAGCCGTGAATATGGCATCGATTGGCATCGAATCGGCACGTTCTGTCCTGTCCAATGGGCCGGACGCGACGCACGCTTACCTTCTCGGCGGCGTTGTCATCGGGACAACGACCGAAAAGCGCAGGGGAACGGGTGATGCGGCTACTGCTGGTCGAGGATGACGACCACATCGGAGACACACTCATCAAGGCGCTGATGGCGCGAGGTTTCACTACCGATCGCACTCGGTGGGGTCTGGATGTACTGACCTCCCATCACCGGTATGACGCGATAATCCTCGATCTCGCCTTGCCCGATATCCCTGGGCTGCAGGTGTTGCGGCAGCTTCGAGCGATCAGTTCGATACCTGTGGTGATCTTGGTCGGCCACGGCGACGAGCGTTCGGTCGTGCGTGCCCTGCGCGGTGGCGCCGACGACTGCATGGTGCGGCCGCCCCGGGTGGGCGAATTGATTGCGAGGTTGGAGAAGGCCGCTCGGCACATCGTCACCGACATCGGTCCGGCTTCGAACGGCGTGATTGTCACCGGGGATGTGCGGGTGGATGTGGGGGCGCGGCGTGTCGAGGTGGCGGGCGAGCCGATACCGCTGACTCGCAAGGAGTTCGAGCTTGTGCGGATCCTGGTGGAGCGGCCGGGGATGGCGGTGAGTCGGCAGCAGCTGATGGATCGGGTGTGGGGGGACGCGTTTGTCTCGGTATCGCGGTCGCTCGATGTGCACATCACCTGGCTGCGTGCCAAGCTGGATCGGCCGGGGCTGATCAGCACTATTCGCGGCCATGGATACCGGTGGGGCGACCCGGCTCGAGTCGACGCGGCGTCCTAGGTCACGACGGTCAGGGTTGGGACCAGCGTCGGTACGCGCGACCGAGTGAGCGTGCGTCCGAATAGCCGAGTAGGTGGGCTATTTCGGTCCTGTTCGTTGTGGGCGAGGATCGGGACCGATCTTCCAGCCGCCTGCGTCGGGCGCGGTCGATTTCCTGTCGCCAGGTGGTTCCTTCCTCAGCGAGCCTACGTTGCAGACTGCGCCTGCTCATGGCCATGCGGCGCGCGACTGGATCGATCGTGACCGTGCCGTCGTCCATCATGACTGCCAGCACCTGCTGCAGCCGCTCGGACCACATGGTGATCCGAGGTTGTGCCATGGCGTCCGCACTGCGGTGGAGGATGGCGGCCAGCACTGGATCGGCGGTCAGCATCGGCAAGGCGAGGTCGGCGGTCCGAAAGGTGAGTTGGTTGGTCGGTGCGCCGAAATCGATGCGGGCTGTGCCGAACAGCTCGATGAATTGATCGTGCCGAGGTGGCGCACTTTGCCGAAATCGGACGCGCACCGGGTTCACCTGCTGGCCGGTGACACGACGTATCTTTGTCACCGTGCCCGCCAAGGCGACCTGGACGGCCAGATCTCGCCCGCGGCCTTCCCCTTGGAGCAGACTCAGGTCGACGCTCATCTGATCTTCGGACTCTCCGACGATGGTGAAGTGGTGGTTGGTCGTAGAAGTGCCGATGTACATCCCTGTCAACGCGAGTCCCTCGCCAAGCGTCGGCGCCGTGGTGAAGAGATAGTCGATCAGTCCCAACTGCCCGGGTACGTACGCGAGCGCGGCCCGCAGTGCGACATCCGGATCGTCCAGCTCGTGCTCGGCCAACTCCCACAACCGTAGGTAACGATCGCTGGGCAAGATCGCGCTCGTGCTCGACAACATCCAGCCGGGCACATCGACCTCATCGGCCAGCCGCTGCCGAACTGATTCAGCCAGGCCGGTGGTGTCGAGGACGTACTTGGGAAGAAAAATATGATCCACCGCGTCCACAGCACAGATCATGCGGCGGTCGAGGCTGTAGTTCAACATTTCCCGCCTTGCGGACGGTCACCCGCGACGTCGCCTCGGCATCAGGGCTCGAGTCAGAGGTGACCGACCGCCGGGACGACGGCATGGTCAGGATCTCCGTTTCTCGAGGGTCAGGAACAGATTGCGTGGCGTCAAGGTGGTCGCCGCGACCATATCCAGCACTGCTCCTGGCGCCGCCACCAGCCGCCATCCGGTGGCCATCGTCGCAAGCGCGAGCGTTGCCTCCACGACC includes these proteins:
- a CDS encoding DUF1254 domain-containing protein gives rise to the protein MDEQRSGFGRRGMGRLGRIATLLIASTMLVTVAACASNTSSPGDDATALDDAAVQAYIYTYPLVANEVTRREMTNLPRPNGMGAAPMNQLANITGLPDASYTSIPRPNDDTVYSMMFFDVSTQPMVVNVPDMGGRYHLFPLLDAWTNVDASPGTRTLGEQHGYQFAITGPSWHGTLPAGVRQYSMPTDSGWMIGRIQVNGKDDMQNVLAIQHQLTAVPLSEYGKDYTQPVNTDIHPDWPSGQRVPTYIRNLTPQQYWDLYYDSLSHDQPRPEDKDLLAGLAKVGWSPEHKLDLSRLSDSDRARWSDAWTKALPQIEGNPTTQPVNGWRTQRSHVGDYGTAWLDRAVVACIGIGANLPQDAVYPITSVDSNGDPLTSDRRYILHFDKNAIPDVRAFWSLTLYNDKGFFVDNPLNRYSLRGGTLHTNPDGSIDIYLQRQAPGADRDANWLPTPSSGTFNLALRLYWPDTAIVDGTWNPPAITAIS
- a CDS encoding DUF1254 domain-containing protein, translated to MPVGFSGSSLPRRGLFGVAAGFTAMVGLAACGSSNDSSSASSSTSSSGGTDPKSVATDAYVFGYPLVLMNATRATAAPTNTLMRYSTTATPDDKTVVSPNVDTLYCQAWLDLTAEPMVIQMPAMPDRYWLLQILDAWTNTVHDPSSVRPQLADGAPAGPFTYILTGPGWSGELPANTTRLEMSTPMTWAIVRIAINNPADHDTVVALQNQIKLMPLSVWNTNPDTPTPSSAPQDPTAKPAEQIDSMDGPTFFAKLNALMATNPPAAADAMKRFATIGITPGGTISGIDTAALNGAVHDAQQQISSYKNPDAKVVNGWDYATNVGTYDTDYPLRAYVAHIGLGANRATDTIYPVMSNIPADTNGTPRTLRFHFAPGQLPPADAFWSLTAYTADRFLVPNPDNIYSIGHQIPTTPNPDGSVDITLQNAKPGAEVPTGNWLPIPATGPFHVVLRLYSPGEAAVNGSWKPPALTQTH
- a CDS encoding response regulator transcription factor, whose product is MRLLLVEDDDHIGDTLIKALMARGFTTDRTRWGLDVLTSHHRYDAIILDLALPDIPGLQVLRQLRAISSIPVVILVGHGDERSVVRALRGGADDCMVRPPRVGELIARLEKAARHIVTDIGPASNGVIVTGDVRVDVGARRVEVAGEPIPLTRKEFELVRILVERPGMAVSRQQLMDRVWGDAFVSVSRSLDVHITWLRAKLDRPGLISTIRGHGYRWGDPARVDAAS
- a CDS encoding AraC family transcriptional regulator ligand-binding domain-containing protein, whose translation is MLNYSLDRRMICAVDAVDHIFLPKYVLDTTGLAESVRQRLADEVDVPGWMLSSTSAILPSDRYLRLWELAEHELDDPDVALRAALAYVPGQLGLIDYLFTTAPTLGEGLALTGMYIGTSTTNHHFTIVGESEDQMSVDLSLLQGEGRGRDLAVQVALAGTVTKIRRVTGQQVNPVRVRFRQSAPPRHDQFIELFGTARIDFGAPTNQLTFRTADLALPMLTADPVLAAILHRSADAMAQPRITMWSERLQQVLAVMMDDGTVTIDPVARRMAMSRRSLQRRLAEEGTTWRQEIDRARRRRLEDRSRSSPTTNRTEIAHLLGYSDARSLGRAYRRWSQP